The DNA region CGGCAGGACTCCACGATGGCCGGTGCGAAGCGGTCCAGCTCGGACAGCACGGCCTTTGCGCGGAATACGAACATGCCGGAATTCCAGAAATATTGCCCGGAGGCGACATAGCTCTCCGCCGTCGGCTGATCGGGCTTTTCGACGAAACGCTCGATGGCGCGGGCAGCGGAGTCCGGAAGCGCCGGTCCCTGAAGGATGTAGCCGTACCCGGTCTCCGGGGCCGAAGGAACGATGCCGAAGGTGACCAGATGGTCCGCTTCGGCATGCACGGCGGCCTGACGCACGGCCTCGTGAAACCGCTCCGGTTCGCCGATGAGGTGATCCGCCGGAAGCACGAGGAGCACGGCCTCAGGGTCGGTCTCCAGGGCCTTCATGGCCGCGATGGCCACGGCCGGGGCAGTGTTCCTGCCGACGGGCTCAAGGATGATCGCCGCCGGTGACACGCCAAGGGCCCGCATCTGCTCGGCGATGATGAAGCGGTGCTCTTCGTTGCAGATGATGATGGGCCGTGCGACCTCGTCCAGTCCCTGCAGGCGCAGCAGCGTGTTCTGGACCAGGGTCCGGTCGTCGATGAGCGGCAACAGCTGCTTGGGATACAGTTTACGCGACAGGGGCCAAAGCCTGGTGCCGGAGCCACCGGCAAGAATGACTGGAATGATCATGTTCTGCTCCAAAAAAATGAAATGGGGAGATGCGCGCCAAAACTCGGCTTATGTACCTTGGATGATGACAAAATCAAATGGCAATTTAGCCGCCCCTTGCCACGCTGGAGTGGTGTGCGCCGGTCGTTAGACCCTTGCCGGTCATGTGCAGCCAGGGGTCTGGATTTATGAATGTCTTTGCCGTACAGGGAGGGTTAACGCCAACCAAGGCACACAAAGAGGCAGGGTGATGACCAGACAAGTTATTGATATCTTTCCAGATGAACTCGAAGAACTCAAGAACAAGACCAGGGAACGCGACTATCTGCTGATCGATGTCCGACAGCCCGGAGAATTCGCCCAGAGCCACATTCCCGGCGCTCAGCTCATCCCGCTGCCGGAGATCGAAAGCCGCATGAAGGAGCTGGACGGGGAGAAAAATCTGATCCTGTATTGCCGCACCGGCGGCAGATCCTCCGTCGCCGCTGCCCTGATCAAGGACGCGGGACCATGGCAGGGCGCGATCTACAATCTGGTCGGCGGAATCGCGGGCTGGGAAGGCAAGGGCCTCAAAGACATCCCGCATCTGGAGCTCTTCCCCCGGGACATGGCCTTGAGCCAGACCCTCTACCGGGCCATGAACATGGAAAAGGGAGCCTGGCTTTTCTACAATGACCTCGCCCAGGAATACAAGGACAAGGAACTCGGCGACATGATCAAGGATCTTGCCGGCATGGAAGAAGTTCATGCCCGCGCCGTCTTCACCTACTGGAAGAAAAACAGCCCGACTCCCATCACCGACGGCTTCGAGGAAACGTTCGAACGCCTGGACGGACGGATCATGGAGGGCGGCAAGCCCATCTCGGCCTGGATGGCCCGTCTGGGCACGGATCCCGAGGACCGCATGCTGCGGCTTCTGGAACTGGCCTGCGAAATCGAGTACTACGCCTACGATCTCTACCGGGGCCTGGCCAAGCGTGACCGCGACAGCGAAGCGGTCCGGACCTACCTCATGCTCGCCGAGCAGGAAAAAGCCCACGTCCGCGTCGTCACCAAGGCTCTGGACCGGTTCTTTGGTGATTGAGGTCTTCCTGAGGCAGACGCCGGACTACGCCCATGCCGCAAGCATGATCCCGGACCTGCTCGACAACGTGCTTCCGGACATCGCCGGTTCCCGACTGCTCATCAAGCCCAACTTCGTGGCGCAACGCGGGACGCACCCGTGCTACACCCATCCCGTCGTCATCGCCGCCGCTGCAAGGCACTGCATTGAGCGCGGAGCGCGCGTCACCATCGGGGACTCGCCCGCCTTCGGAACGGCCCAGGCCATCGCCCAGGGCATCGGGCTGAACGAACTGTTGCGGCCCCTTGGCCTTGAAGTCGTCACCCTCGACCGCGGGGTTTGCGTCAAGAGCGGACCCGTGCGGGTCCAGGTCTCGTCCGTGGCGCTAAACGCCGACCTGATCCTGAATCTCCCCAAATTCAAGGCCCATTCGCAGATGCGCTTCAGCGGCGCGGTCAAAAACCTGTTCGGATGCGTGACCGGCGTGCGCAAGGCCTGGCTGCATGCCCTGCACGGCGACAAGAAGGACCGTTTCGTGGCCATGATCTGCGGACTCATGCACGTCCTGCCGCCCACGTTCAGCCTCATGGACGGAGTGCAGGCCATGCATCGCACCGGGCCCATCTCAGGCGAGGCCTATCCGCTCGGCTTCCTCGGAGCGAGCGCCAGTCCCGTGGCCATGGACACGGCGGCGGGCATGGTCCTTGGCGCGCAGCCCGAATCTTTTCCCATCTGGGCCCATTGCCTGCGCGAAAGGCTGCCCGGCGCGGACACGGCAGCCCTGGACTTTCCCAGGGACAAACCCGATGACTTCGACGCTGCGGATTTCATCCTCCCGGCGTCGCTCAAGCCGGAATCTTTCCGGCCGGACATTCTCTTTTGCAGCCTGGTCAAACGCGCGTGGCTGTCCCGCTGCAAAAGCTGACCAGGCCGACACGGTTCATTTCAATAAAGGACACAACACCGGATATCTCAAATGCTCATGCAACGCTGGAAATGGATCATCACCGGAGGGGTGCAGGGTGTGGGCTTTAGGCCCTTCGTCTACAAGGCGGCCCTGCACGCCAAGGTCACGGGGCAGGTCCTGAACACGCCCGAGGGAGTGCTCATCGAGGTCCAGGGCGCGCCGGACCGCCTTGAGGCCTTTGAAGACACCTTCTCCGCCACCATCCCGCCCCTGGCCCGCATCGTGACCTGGGACCGGGAAGTGATCACGCCGCTGCCCGGCGAAGACGCCTTCCAAATCCTCAAAAGCACGGGCGGACACGGGCACCAGGTGCTCATCAGCCCCGACGTGGCCACCTGTGACGACTGCATCGCGGACATGCGCGACCCGGCCAACCGCAGATACCGCTACGCGTTCACCAACTGCACCAACTGTGGGCCGCGCTACACCATCACCCGCTCTATCCCCTACGACCGCGCCTACACCTCCATGAGCTGCTTTCCGCTCTGCTCGGACTGTCTGGAGGAATACGAGAACCCGCTGGACCGGCGCTTCCACGCCCAGCCCAACGCCTGCCCCGAATGCGGCCCGAAACTGTGGCTGACGGACAGGCCGGGCCGGACACTGTGCGAAAACGACGAAGCCGTGCGCCGCACCGCCGCCCTGTTGCTTGAGGGCAGACTGGTGGCCATGAAGGGCCTTGGCGGCTTTCATCTCGTCTGCGACGCCCGCAACCAGGATGCGGTGCAGGAACTCAGAACCCGCAAGAACCGCAAGGACAAACCCCTGGCGATCATGGTCGCGGACCTCGATGCGGCCCTGGCCTTCTGCGTCCTGTCCGAGGCGGAACAGAAGCTCCTGACCGGCAGGCAGAGGCCCATCGTCCTGGCCCGGGCCCGCAAGGACTCGGGGCTCGCGCCCGGACTGTCCCCGGACACCGCATTTCTGGGCGTCATGCTGCCCTACACGCCCTTGCACCATGTGCTCTTCGACGAACTGGGACGCTCCGAAAATCTCCCGGCGGCCATGGTCATGACCTCCGGCAACCTGAGCTCCGATCCCATCTGTCTCGGCAACCGCGAGGCCCTGCGCCGCCTTTCCGGCATCGCCGACAATTTCCTGCTGCACGACCGCGACATCCTGATCCGCTGCGACGATTCGGTGCTGCGGGTGGTGGACGAAAAGCCCCAGTTCATCCGCAGGGCGCGCGGCTACACCCCAACCCCCATCGATCTGGCCAAGGACGGCCCGACGGTGCTTGGCGTCGGCCCCCTGCTCAAGAACACCCTCTGTCTGACCAAGGGCCGCCAGGCCTTTGTTTCCCAGCATATCGGCGATCTGGACCACCTCGAAGCCTACGGCTTTTTCCGGGAGATCCGCGCCCATTTGCAAGACATCCTGCAAGTCGAACCGCAGGCCGTGGTCCACGACCTGCACCC from Desulfomicrobium apsheronum includes:
- a CDS encoding rhodanese-like domain-containing protein yields the protein MTRQVIDIFPDELEELKNKTRERDYLLIDVRQPGEFAQSHIPGAQLIPLPEIESRMKELDGEKNLILYCRTGGRSSVAAALIKDAGPWQGAIYNLVGGIAGWEGKGLKDIPHLELFPRDMALSQTLYRAMNMEKGAWLFYNDLAQEYKDKELGDMIKDLAGMEEVHARAVFTYWKKNSPTPITDGFEETFERLDGRIMEGGKPISAWMARLGTDPEDRMLRLLELACEIEYYAYDLYRGLAKRDRDSEAVRTYLMLAEQEKAHVRVVTKALDRFFGD
- a CDS encoding DUF362 domain-containing protein, which gives rise to MIEVFLRQTPDYAHAASMIPDLLDNVLPDIAGSRLLIKPNFVAQRGTHPCYTHPVVIAAAARHCIERGARVTIGDSPAFGTAQAIAQGIGLNELLRPLGLEVVTLDRGVCVKSGPVRVQVSSVALNADLILNLPKFKAHSQMRFSGAVKNLFGCVTGVRKAWLHALHGDKKDRFVAMICGLMHVLPPTFSLMDGVQAMHRTGPISGEAYPLGFLGASASPVAMDTAAGMVLGAQPESFPIWAHCLRERLPGADTAALDFPRDKPDDFDAADFILPASLKPESFRPDILFCSLVKRAWLSRCKS
- the hypF gene encoding carbamoyltransferase HypF encodes the protein MLMQRWKWIITGGVQGVGFRPFVYKAALHAKVTGQVLNTPEGVLIEVQGAPDRLEAFEDTFSATIPPLARIVTWDREVITPLPGEDAFQILKSTGGHGHQVLISPDVATCDDCIADMRDPANRRYRYAFTNCTNCGPRYTITRSIPYDRAYTSMSCFPLCSDCLEEYENPLDRRFHAQPNACPECGPKLWLTDRPGRTLCENDEAVRRTAALLLEGRLVAMKGLGGFHLVCDARNQDAVQELRTRKNRKDKPLAIMVADLDAALAFCVLSEAEQKLLTGRQRPIVLARARKDSGLAPGLSPDTAFLGVMLPYTPLHHVLFDELGRSENLPAAMVMTSGNLSSDPICLGNREALRRLSGIADNFLLHDRDILIRCDDSVLRVVDEKPQFIRRARGYTPTPIDLAKDGPTVLGVGPLLKNTLCLTKGRQAFVSQHIGDLDHLEAYGFFREIRAHLQDILQVEPQAVVHDLHPDFLSTGFARESGLPCLPLQHHFAHIHAVLAENRHIGAAIGLALDGVGLGDDGTMWGGEALLVDTAKLEHRRLARFSRVMLPGGDVATREPWRLARAHLHALGIRAPGEKPWPWLQEYAAADKVVAQVLERRINSPLSSSCGRLFDAVSAMLGLCERISYEGQAAIRLEAIQDKEEKGVYSCPVIEYDGIVKLDTLELFAQVHAEWRDGEHPATISRRFHLGLIDGLCRLYLHLAERCSCTTVALSGGVMQNLTLATELPRALAAQGATVLTHRELPPNDACISLGQAAYGQLVLQP